The following proteins are encoded in a genomic region of Liolophura sinensis isolate JHLJ2023 chromosome 7, CUHK_Ljap_v2, whole genome shotgun sequence:
- the LOC135471362 gene encoding uncharacterized protein LOC135471362, with product MYVTMCRRFILASLLLFGMFVSSTKAAVVCPSSFSKLSDPEDCRYYLQCVFGKPVPMPCPPSLGFSTKSKACVYLPVSDCAEGGSNAMNEPTTFRPLATKKPEKPLKPLLQPTPTSSPEEPSATINITKTTEEPTTTFQPKSSESPTETTTEREKPVILQRFIDDECERNQRSRFPHPTECALYYDCSVIYKSIPKYFEQFLAECPYPQLFNDKTLRCESFNRVNCGRRREVKEPCDYLQNLCQTANCRPCNARFPSCGNQPDGINAWGEREWTPYFVQCDRGRLMEQGICEHNKGYPALFSPESKACVSIFTVPKKFGGYQPDCIRKRDGFYPDENEKCHLYYQCKDGEYRDTFECPGGRVFEPSTSLCKYPKDVRGPCRTYYSTYR from the exons ATGTATGTGACAATGTGCAGAAGATTCATTTTGGCAAGTTTATTGCTGTTTGGGATGTTCGTGTCGTCAACAAAGGCTGCAGTTGTCTGTCCATCGTCTTTTTCTAAGCTTTCTGATCCTGAAGACTGTCGATATTATCTGCAATGTGTCTTCGGGAAGCCAGTGCCAATGCCGTGTCCACCGAGTCTAGGATTCTCAACCAAGAGTAAAGCGTGTGTGTACCTTCCCGTAAGCGATTGTGCAG AAGGTGGAAGCAATGCCATGAATGAACCCACAACTTTTCGTCCGCTCGCGACAAAGAAGCCGGAGAAGCCTTTGAAACCCTTGTTACAACCTACTCCAACCTCTTCCCCTGAAGAGCCAAGCGCCACTATAAACATTACGAAAACCACAGAGGAGCCAACGACTACCTTTCAACCAAAATCGTCGGAATCCCCCACAGAGACGACCACGGAGCGAGAAAAGCCTGTAATCCTTCAACGATTCATCGACGACGAATGTGAGCGTAATCAAAGGTCTCGATTTCCTCACCCAACAGAATGTGCTCTATACTATGATTGTAGTGTCATTTATAAGAGCATTCCGAAATACTTCGAACAGTTCCTGGCTGAATGCCCATACCCACAACTGTTCAACGACAAAACTCTTCGATGCGAGAGCTTCAATAGGGTTAACTGCGGACGAAGGCGTGAGGTCAAAGAGCCAT GTGATTATCTCCAGAACTTGTGTCAGACAGCTAACTGTCGACCATGCAATGCTCGATTCCCAAGCTGTGGAAATCAGCCAGACGGAATTAACGCCTGGGGTGAAAGAGAGTGGACACCGTACTTCGTCCAATGCGACCGAGGACGATTGATGGAGCAAGGGATCTGCGAACACAACAAGGGTTACCCAGCTCTCTTTTCACCCGAGAGTAAAGCATGCGTCAGCATTTTCACCGTTCCTAAGAAGTTCGGAGGATACCAACCGGACTGTATCAGAAAGCGAGATGGATTTTATCctgatgaaaatgaaaagtgcCATCTCTATTACCAGTGCAAGGATGGTGAATACAGGGACACATTTGAATGTCCTGGTGGGAGAGTATTCGAACCCTCCACTTCTCTCTGTAAATACCCTAAGGACGTTAGAGGTCCATGCCGTACTTACTACAGTACTTACCGCTAG
- the LOC135471363 gene encoding uncharacterized protein LOC135471363 produces the protein MEFVQRIYGLCLIWLMVVGTAVASPTMPCGEKVVKKFIPDSDDCSVYYICSHGVSTRHICGENEAFYGHMCFPKFSKYDLCNKYRAVPFSSKLRRLQETTVFRTTCQEGESGLFPHPLKCALYYNCSDYSGNLRKPFLNECPSPLLFDPRTGSCLQENLVDCGTERMKPSGQCDYLRHQCLTSHGMPCGVLMPSCHGLPDGPNAWTDRLESPHYIECKQGSLVGKYMCGWTNDGGRHIQSIFLSKARTCGRV, from the exons ATGGAGTTTGTTCAGCGCATTTATGGCCTGTGTCTAATATGGCTTATGGTGGTAGGAACAGCCGTTGCTTCTCCAACAATGCCGTGTGGAGAAAAAGTGGTAAAGAAGTTCATTCCTGATTCCGATGACTGCTCAGTGTATTACATCTGTTCCCATGGAGTGTCCACCAGACACATCTGTGGAGAAAATGAGGCCTTTTACGGGCATATGTGCTTCCCGAAGTTCTCAAAATACGACCTTT GTAACAAATACCGTGCTGTGCCGTTCAGTTCCAAACTCAGACGTCTCCAGGAAACGACGGTGTTCAGAACCACCTGCCAGGAAGGAGAGAGTGGGCTCTTCCCGCATCCTCTAAAGTGTGCTCTTTACTATAACTGCAGTGATTATTCTGGTAACCTCAGAAAACCATTTTTGAACGAATGTCCATCGCCACTCTTGTTTGATCCGCGGACCGGAAGTTGTCTTCAAGAAAACCTCGTAGACTGCGGAACCGAGCGTATGAAACCATCTGGCCAGT GTGACTACCTACGGCACCAATGCCTTACAAGTCACGGGATGCCTTGTGGCGTTTTGATGCCGTCCTGCCACGGCCTCCCTGATGGACCGAATGCCTGGACGGATAGACTCGAGTCCCCGCATTATATTGAGTGTAAACAAGGAAGCCTTGTGGGAAAGTACATGTGTGGTTGGACCAACGATGGTGGGCGACATATCCAGTCCATTTTTCTGTCTAAAGCACGCACCTGTGGGAGAGTTTGA
- the LOC135471019 gene encoding uncharacterized protein LOC135471019 — protein MPSITYAMECPKGNESFTIHMANIGDTWVLVEFECWQETISFHLGPHSNTSIEAIFHQRINPRQKYPSDACLFEAMPYFQEVRVYAWESDYDLKDDILLCDFSLGSEIPAVNHTTDCTPNDHGLFTVQLVNSGDVWVSVELHCLNGMMMFNLEPRSTLSVSAVFNEWLNQDQVYPENSCAFEDWKQYQDLVIYSEEPDFDSRTDTLTCPYSVGKTSPAVEHFTDCVIGDVDLFKISLQNVGDVWVYVQLECSNGYQEYFLEPQSNRTVLGALNTAEAVVEEVCVFTDGSPPHLRIYNEESDWDSFSFEIHCRPDELSVSDWEADYSWRRLTKRDTHSL, from the exons ATGCCAAGCATTACTT ATGCCATGGAATGTCCGAAGGGCAACGAAAGCTTCACGATCCATATGGCTAACATAGGAGACACGTGGGTTTTAGTAGAGTTCGAATGTTGGCAGGAAACCATTTCTTTTCACCTTGGTCCACATTCTAATACCTCCATAGAAGCCATTTTCCACCAACGAATCAACCCAAGGCAGAAATATCCGTCCGATGCCTGTCTTTTTGAG GCCATGCCCTACTTTCAAGAAGTTCGAGTATACGCTTGGGAGTCGGACTACGACCTGAAGGATGACATTTTGCTGTGCGATTTCAG tttgggCTCAGAAATACCAGCCGTAAATC ACACCACGGACTGCACGCCAAATGACCATGGTTTGTTCACTGTTCAGTTGGTGAACAGTGGGGATGTTTGGGTTTCAGTTGAACTTCACTGCCTAAACGGTATGATGATGTTCAACTTGGAGCCTAGATCTACCCTATCCGTTTCCGCGGTCTTCAATGAATGGCTGAACCAAGATCAAGTTTATCCAGAAAACAGTTGTGCTTTCGAG GATTGGAAACAATATCAAGATCTCGTCATTTATAGTGAAGAGCCAGATTTTGACAGCAGAACAGACACGCTGACTTGTCCTTACAG TGTTGGAAAAACCTCTCCAGCTGTGGAAC ATTTCACCGACTGTGTAATTGGAGATGTTGATCTTTTCAAAATCAGCTTGCAGAATGTTGGAGACGTTTGGGTGTATGTTCAGTTGGAGTGTTCGAATGGATATCAAGAATACTTCCTCGAACCTCAATCAAATCGCACGGTTTTAGGTGCCCTAAATACCGCCGAAGCCGTAGTTGAGGAGGTCTGCGTGTTCACG GATGGATCACCACCGCATTTGCGCATATATAACGAGGAGTCTGACTGGGACTCCTTTTCCTTCGAGATACATTGCAG ACCGGATGAACTAAGTGTATCCGATTGGGAGGCGGATTACTCGTGGAGAAGACTGACCAAGCGCGACACGCACAGCTTGTGA
- the LOC135471364 gene encoding uncharacterized protein LOC135471364 has protein sequence MGPLAVAVVIASICLFAEAQPESPCSHVKSNAEWVPNPENCQGFYICAFGHPIEQYCGDGMVWQPVKKVCCLKGSDLDTCTVRKESIQPVPKEFSGNNAQETCQPGMTTKLTHRKHCARYFDCAQNGTVRGLDEEHERECPYPELFNSKTGQCEDVADVECGDRIRPKDACEYEMNKCHRSHCIPCWARFPSCSGLEDGKRVWKGREKSPLYAVCENERVVKHGRCPNGHLFHPNLLECADAQTVLGS, from the exons ATGGGTCCCTTAGCTGTCGCCGTGGTCATCGCCAGCATTTGTCTCTTCGCCGAGGCGCAACCCGAATCTCCATGTAGCCATGTCAAATCCAACGCGGAGTGGGTTCCCAACCCTGAGAACTGCCAAGGGTTTTACATCTGCGCTTTTGGTCACCCCATAGAACAGTATTGTGGAGACGGTATGGTTTGGCAACCTGTAAAAAAAGTCTGCTGTCTCAAAGGATCAGATCtggatacat GCACCGTACGTAAAGAATCCATCCAACCGGTACCAAAAGAATTTTCTGGAAATAACGCTCAGGAAACTTGCCAGCCTGGAATGACGACGAAGTTAACCCATCGGAAGCACTGTGCCCGTTACTTTGACTGTGCTCAGAATGGAACTGTCCGTGGTTTGGATGAAGAACACGAGAGGGAGTGTCCTTACCCTGAATTGTTCAATAGCAAGACCGGACAATGCGAGGACGTCGCCGACGTGGAATGTGGTGACAGGATCAGACCGAAAGATGCAT GTGAATACGAAATGAACAAGTGCCATCGTTCCCACTGCATACCTTGCTGGGCGAGGTTTCCGTCCTGCTCAGGCCTGGAGGACGGTAAAAGAGTTTGGAAAGGCAGAGAGAAGTCACCTTTATACGCTGTGTGTGAAAACGAGAGAGTGGTGAAACATGGCAGGTGTCCCAATGGACATCTTTTCCATCCCAACCTTCTCGAGTGTGCTGATGCACAGACCGTCTTAGGATCATAA